From a region of the Tursiops truncatus isolate mTurTru1 chromosome 2, mTurTru1.mat.Y, whole genome shotgun sequence genome:
- the STOML1 gene encoding stomatin-like protein 1 isoform X1 → MLGRSGYRALPLGDFDRFQQSSFGFLGSQKGCLSPEPGGVGPGADAPQSWPSCLCHGLISFLGFLLLLITFPISGWFALKIVPTYERMVVFRLGRIRTPQGPGMVLLLPFIDSFQRVDLRTRAFSVPPCKLASKDGAVLSVGADVQFRIWDPVLSVMTVKDLNTATRMTAQNAMTKALLKRPLREIQMEKPKISDQLLLEINDVTRAWGLEVDRVELAVEAMLQLPQDSPAGPSLDSTLQQLALHFLGGGMSSVAGGAPLPEPADTLDMVNEVEPSAPHGGAGSSPKQPVAEGLLTALKPFLSEALVSQVGACYQFNVALPSGTQSIYFLDLTTGQGRVGHGVPDAIPDVVVEMAEEDLQALLCRELRPLGAYMSGRLKVKGDLAVAMKLEAVLRALK, encoded by the exons ATGCTCGGCAGGTCTGGGTACCGAGCGCTGCCCTTGGGGGACTTTGACCGTTTCCAGCAGTCGAGCTTCGGCTTCCTGGGCTCGCAGAAGGGTTGCTTGTCCCCGGAGCCGGGCGGCGTGGGGCCTGGGGCCG ATGCACCTCAGAGCTGGCCTTCCTGCCTCTGCCATGGCCTCATCAGTTTCCTGGGGTTCTTGCTGCTGCTGATCACCTTCCCCATTTCTGGTTGGTTTGCCCTGAAG ATCGTGCCCACCTATGAGCGCATGGTCGTGTTTCGACTGGGCCGGATCCGCACCCCTCAAGGACCCGGTATGGTTCTGCTCCTGCCCTTCATTGACTCCTTTCAGAGGGTGGATCTGAGGACACGAGCCTTCAGTGTCCCTCCTTGCAAG TTGGCCTCTAAGGATGGGGCTGTGCTGTCTGTGGGGGCTGACGTCCAGTTCCGCATCTGGGACCCGGTACTGTCGGTGATGACAGTGAAGGACCTGAACACAGCCACACGCATGACGGCCCAGAACGCCATGACCAAGGCTCTGCTCAAGAGGCCTCTGCGGGAGATCCAGATGGAGAAGCCCAAGATCAGCGACCAGCTCCTG CTGGAGATCAACGACGTGaccagggcctgggggctggaggtggaCCGCGTGGAGCTGGCAGTGGAGGCCATGCTCCAGCTGCCCCAGGACAGTCCAGCTGGGCCCAGCCTGGACAGCACCCTGCAGCAGCTGGCCCTCCACTTCCTGGGAGGAGGCATGTCTTCAGTGGCAGGAGGTGCCCCACTCCCCGAGCCAG CAGATACCTTGGATATGGTGAACGAGGTTGAGCCGTCTGCCCCTCATGGTGGTGCCGGGTCCAGCCCCAAGCAGCCTGTGGCCGAGGGGCTGCTGACGGCTCTGAAGCCCTTCCTGTCTGAGGCCCTGGTCAGCCAGGTCGGGGCCTGCTACCAGTTCAATGTCGCCCTGCCCAGTGGCACCCAGAGCATCTACTTCTTGGACCTCACTACAG GGCAAGGGAGGGTGGGGCATGGGGTGCCTGATGCCATCCCTGATGTGGTGGTGGAGATGGCCGAGGAGGACCTGCAGGCCCTGTTGTGCAGGGAGCTGCGGCCCCTGGGGGCCTACATGAGCGGGCGGCTGAAGGTGAAGGGCGACCTGGCCGTGGCCATGAAGCTGGAGGCTGTCCTCAGGGCCTTGAAGTAG
- the STOML1 gene encoding stomatin-like protein 1 isoform X5, with the protein MVVFRLGRIRTPQGPGMVLLLPFIDSFQRVDLRTRAFSVPPCKLASKDGAVLSVGADVQFRIWDPVLSVMTVKDLNTATRMTAQNAMTKALLKRPLREIQMEKPKISDQLLLEINDVTRAWGLEVDRVELAVEAMLQLPQDSPAGPSLDSTLQQLALHFLGGGMSSVAGGAPLPEPADTLDMVNEVEPSAPHGGAGSSPKQPVAEGLLTALKPFLSEALVSQVGACYQFNVALPSGTQSIYFLDLTTGQGRVGHGVPDAIPDVVVEMAEEDLQALLCRELRPLGAYMSGRLKVKGDLAVAMKLEAVLRALK; encoded by the exons ATGGTCGTGTTTCGACTGGGCCGGATCCGCACCCCTCAAGGACCCGGTATGGTTCTGCTCCTGCCCTTCATTGACTCCTTTCAGAGGGTGGATCTGAGGACACGAGCCTTCAGTGTCCCTCCTTGCAAG TTGGCCTCTAAGGATGGGGCTGTGCTGTCTGTGGGGGCTGACGTCCAGTTCCGCATCTGGGACCCGGTACTGTCGGTGATGACAGTGAAGGACCTGAACACAGCCACACGCATGACGGCCCAGAACGCCATGACCAAGGCTCTGCTCAAGAGGCCTCTGCGGGAGATCCAGATGGAGAAGCCCAAGATCAGCGACCAGCTCCTG CTGGAGATCAACGACGTGaccagggcctgggggctggaggtggaCCGCGTGGAGCTGGCAGTGGAGGCCATGCTCCAGCTGCCCCAGGACAGTCCAGCTGGGCCCAGCCTGGACAGCACCCTGCAGCAGCTGGCCCTCCACTTCCTGGGAGGAGGCATGTCTTCAGTGGCAGGAGGTGCCCCACTCCCCGAGCCAG CAGATACCTTGGATATGGTGAACGAGGTTGAGCCGTCTGCCCCTCATGGTGGTGCCGGGTCCAGCCCCAAGCAGCCTGTGGCCGAGGGGCTGCTGACGGCTCTGAAGCCCTTCCTGTCTGAGGCCCTGGTCAGCCAGGTCGGGGCCTGCTACCAGTTCAATGTCGCCCTGCCCAGTGGCACCCAGAGCATCTACTTCTTGGACCTCACTACAG GGCAAGGGAGGGTGGGGCATGGGGTGCCTGATGCCATCCCTGATGTGGTGGTGGAGATGGCCGAGGAGGACCTGCAGGCCCTGTTGTGCAGGGAGCTGCGGCCCCTGGGGGCCTACATGAGCGGGCGGCTGAAGGTGAAGGGCGACCTGGCCGTGGCCATGAAGCTGGAGGCTGTCCTCAGGGCCTTGAAGTAG
- the STOML1 gene encoding stomatin-like protein 1 isoform X4, translating into MLGRSGYRALPLGDFDRFQQSSFGFLGSQKGCLSPEPGGVGPGADAPQSWPSCLCHGLISFLGFLLLLITFPISGWFALKIVPTYERMVVFRLGRIRTPQGPGMVLLLPFIDSFQRVDLRTRAFSVPPCKLASKDGAVLSVGADVQFRIWDPVLSVMTVKDLNTATRMTAQNAMTKALLKRPLREIQMEKPKISDQLLLEINDVTRAWGLEVDRVELAVEAMLQLPQDSPAGPSLDSTLQQLALHFLGGGMSSVAGGAPLPEPGQGRVGHGVPDAIPDVVVEMAEEDLQALLCRELRPLGAYMSGRLKVKGDLAVAMKLEAVLRALK; encoded by the exons ATGCTCGGCAGGTCTGGGTACCGAGCGCTGCCCTTGGGGGACTTTGACCGTTTCCAGCAGTCGAGCTTCGGCTTCCTGGGCTCGCAGAAGGGTTGCTTGTCCCCGGAGCCGGGCGGCGTGGGGCCTGGGGCCG ATGCACCTCAGAGCTGGCCTTCCTGCCTCTGCCATGGCCTCATCAGTTTCCTGGGGTTCTTGCTGCTGCTGATCACCTTCCCCATTTCTGGTTGGTTTGCCCTGAAG ATCGTGCCCACCTATGAGCGCATGGTCGTGTTTCGACTGGGCCGGATCCGCACCCCTCAAGGACCCGGTATGGTTCTGCTCCTGCCCTTCATTGACTCCTTTCAGAGGGTGGATCTGAGGACACGAGCCTTCAGTGTCCCTCCTTGCAAG TTGGCCTCTAAGGATGGGGCTGTGCTGTCTGTGGGGGCTGACGTCCAGTTCCGCATCTGGGACCCGGTACTGTCGGTGATGACAGTGAAGGACCTGAACACAGCCACACGCATGACGGCCCAGAACGCCATGACCAAGGCTCTGCTCAAGAGGCCTCTGCGGGAGATCCAGATGGAGAAGCCCAAGATCAGCGACCAGCTCCTG CTGGAGATCAACGACGTGaccagggcctgggggctggaggtggaCCGCGTGGAGCTGGCAGTGGAGGCCATGCTCCAGCTGCCCCAGGACAGTCCAGCTGGGCCCAGCCTGGACAGCACCCTGCAGCAGCTGGCCCTCCACTTCCTGGGAGGAGGCATGTCTTCAGTGGCAGGAGGTGCCCCACTCCCCGAGCCAG GGCAAGGGAGGGTGGGGCATGGGGTGCCTGATGCCATCCCTGATGTGGTGGTGGAGATGGCCGAGGAGGACCTGCAGGCCCTGTTGTGCAGGGAGCTGCGGCCCCTGGGGGCCTACATGAGCGGGCGGCTGAAGGTGAAGGGCGACCTGGCCGTGGCCATGAAGCTGGAGGCTGTCCTCAGGGCCTTGAAGTAG
- the STOML1 gene encoding stomatin-like protein 1 isoform X2 → MLGRSGYRALPLGDFDRFQQSSFGFLGSQKGCLSPEPGGVGPGADAPQSWPSCLCHGLISFLGFLLLLITFPISGWFALKIVPTYERMVVFRLGRIRTPQGPGMVLLLPFIDSFQRVDLRTRAFSVPPCKLASKDGAVLSVGADVQFRIWDPVLSVMTVKDLNTATRMTAQNAMTKALLKRPLREIQMEKPKISDQLLLEINDVTRAWGLEVDRVELAVEAMLQLPQDSPAGPSLDSTLQQLALHFLGGGMSSVAGGAPLPEPDTLDMVNEVEPSAPHGGAGSSPKQPVAEGLLTALKPFLSEALVSQVGACYQFNVALPSGTQSIYFLDLTTGQGRVGHGVPDAIPDVVVEMAEEDLQALLCRELRPLGAYMSGRLKVKGDLAVAMKLEAVLRALK, encoded by the exons ATGCTCGGCAGGTCTGGGTACCGAGCGCTGCCCTTGGGGGACTTTGACCGTTTCCAGCAGTCGAGCTTCGGCTTCCTGGGCTCGCAGAAGGGTTGCTTGTCCCCGGAGCCGGGCGGCGTGGGGCCTGGGGCCG ATGCACCTCAGAGCTGGCCTTCCTGCCTCTGCCATGGCCTCATCAGTTTCCTGGGGTTCTTGCTGCTGCTGATCACCTTCCCCATTTCTGGTTGGTTTGCCCTGAAG ATCGTGCCCACCTATGAGCGCATGGTCGTGTTTCGACTGGGCCGGATCCGCACCCCTCAAGGACCCGGTATGGTTCTGCTCCTGCCCTTCATTGACTCCTTTCAGAGGGTGGATCTGAGGACACGAGCCTTCAGTGTCCCTCCTTGCAAG TTGGCCTCTAAGGATGGGGCTGTGCTGTCTGTGGGGGCTGACGTCCAGTTCCGCATCTGGGACCCGGTACTGTCGGTGATGACAGTGAAGGACCTGAACACAGCCACACGCATGACGGCCCAGAACGCCATGACCAAGGCTCTGCTCAAGAGGCCTCTGCGGGAGATCCAGATGGAGAAGCCCAAGATCAGCGACCAGCTCCTG CTGGAGATCAACGACGTGaccagggcctgggggctggaggtggaCCGCGTGGAGCTGGCAGTGGAGGCCATGCTCCAGCTGCCCCAGGACAGTCCAGCTGGGCCCAGCCTGGACAGCACCCTGCAGCAGCTGGCCCTCCACTTCCTGGGAGGAGGCATGTCTTCAGTGGCAGGAGGTGCCCCACTCCCCGAGCCAG ATACCTTGGATATGGTGAACGAGGTTGAGCCGTCTGCCCCTCATGGTGGTGCCGGGTCCAGCCCCAAGCAGCCTGTGGCCGAGGGGCTGCTGACGGCTCTGAAGCCCTTCCTGTCTGAGGCCCTGGTCAGCCAGGTCGGGGCCTGCTACCAGTTCAATGTCGCCCTGCCCAGTGGCACCCAGAGCATCTACTTCTTGGACCTCACTACAG GGCAAGGGAGGGTGGGGCATGGGGTGCCTGATGCCATCCCTGATGTGGTGGTGGAGATGGCCGAGGAGGACCTGCAGGCCCTGTTGTGCAGGGAGCTGCGGCCCCTGGGGGCCTACATGAGCGGGCGGCTGAAGGTGAAGGGCGACCTGGCCGTGGCCATGAAGCTGGAGGCTGTCCTCAGGGCCTTGAAGTAG
- the STOML1 gene encoding stomatin-like protein 1 isoform X3 — MLGRSGYRALPLGDFDRFQQSSFGFLGSQKGCLSPEPGGVGPGADAPQSWPSCLCHGLISFLGFLLLLITFPISGWFALKIVPTYERMVVFRLGRIRTPQGPGMVLLLPFIDSFQRVDLRTRAFSVPPCKLASKDGAVLSVGADVQFRIWDPVLSVMTVKDLNTATRMTAQNAMTKALLKRPLREIQMEKPKISDQLLLEINDVTRAWGLEVDRVELAVEAMLQLPQDSPAGPSLDSTLQQLALHFLGGGMSSVAGGAPLPEPADTLDMVNEVEPSAPHGGAGSSPKQPVAEGLLTALKPFLSEALVSQVGACYQFNVALPSGTQSIYFLDLTTGAAALPAVFLPPGLLVAPTTHGPFSDWALLLPPV; from the exons ATGCTCGGCAGGTCTGGGTACCGAGCGCTGCCCTTGGGGGACTTTGACCGTTTCCAGCAGTCGAGCTTCGGCTTCCTGGGCTCGCAGAAGGGTTGCTTGTCCCCGGAGCCGGGCGGCGTGGGGCCTGGGGCCG ATGCACCTCAGAGCTGGCCTTCCTGCCTCTGCCATGGCCTCATCAGTTTCCTGGGGTTCTTGCTGCTGCTGATCACCTTCCCCATTTCTGGTTGGTTTGCCCTGAAG ATCGTGCCCACCTATGAGCGCATGGTCGTGTTTCGACTGGGCCGGATCCGCACCCCTCAAGGACCCGGTATGGTTCTGCTCCTGCCCTTCATTGACTCCTTTCAGAGGGTGGATCTGAGGACACGAGCCTTCAGTGTCCCTCCTTGCAAG TTGGCCTCTAAGGATGGGGCTGTGCTGTCTGTGGGGGCTGACGTCCAGTTCCGCATCTGGGACCCGGTACTGTCGGTGATGACAGTGAAGGACCTGAACACAGCCACACGCATGACGGCCCAGAACGCCATGACCAAGGCTCTGCTCAAGAGGCCTCTGCGGGAGATCCAGATGGAGAAGCCCAAGATCAGCGACCAGCTCCTG CTGGAGATCAACGACGTGaccagggcctgggggctggaggtggaCCGCGTGGAGCTGGCAGTGGAGGCCATGCTCCAGCTGCCCCAGGACAGTCCAGCTGGGCCCAGCCTGGACAGCACCCTGCAGCAGCTGGCCCTCCACTTCCTGGGAGGAGGCATGTCTTCAGTGGCAGGAGGTGCCCCACTCCCCGAGCCAG CAGATACCTTGGATATGGTGAACGAGGTTGAGCCGTCTGCCCCTCATGGTGGTGCCGGGTCCAGCCCCAAGCAGCCTGTGGCCGAGGGGCTGCTGACGGCTCTGAAGCCCTTCCTGTCTGAGGCCCTGGTCAGCCAGGTCGGGGCCTGCTACCAGTTCAATGTCGCCCTGCCCAGTGGCACCCAGAGCATCTACTTCTTGGACCTCACTACAGGTGCAGCTGCCCTCCCTGCTGTCTTCCTTCCACCTGGGTTGCTCGTAGCCCCGACCACCCACGGTCCTTTTTCAGACTGGGCCCTGCTCCTGCCCCCAGTTTAG